The following proteins are encoded in a genomic region of Cryptomeria japonica chromosome 11, Sugi_1.0, whole genome shotgun sequence:
- the LOC131072364 gene encoding uncharacterized protein LOC131072364 has product MVLSKPYVLRMFISQRYITANVVDRNRGHIVVTASSIEKELKKHFECERTSNAKAAAIVGDVLAMRIKVESIPEIYSNIQKELDKGFGNRNKVWALINSLRARGVKIIDDAGL; this is encoded by the coding sequence ATGGTGCTGAGCAAGCCTTACGTGCTTCGGATGTTTATATCGCAGAGGTACATAACAGCAAACGTGGTGGACAGGAACAGAGGCCATATTGTGGTTACCGCCTCCTCTATAGAGAAGGAGCTCAAGAAGCATTTCGAGTGTGAAAGAACAAGCAATGCCAAAGCCGCCGCCATTGTGGGCGACGTATTGGCCATGCGCATTAAAGTCGAGAGCATCCCCGAAATCTACTCCAACATTCAGAAGGAGCTCGACAAGGGTTTTGGAAACCGAAATAAAGTCTGGGCTTTGATCAATTCCTTGAGAGCCCGTGGTGTTAAAATTATCGACGATGCCGGCCTCTAG